A single genomic interval of Myxocyprinus asiaticus isolate MX2 ecotype Aquarium Trade chromosome 19, UBuf_Myxa_2, whole genome shotgun sequence harbors:
- the LOC127456658 gene encoding E-selectin-like isoform X2, with amino-acid sequence MGFCNNIPLHGAKFLRFFASLVLISSVLNMWRSTEGWSYHHSEKIMNWERARNWCRQHYTDMVAIQNKEESSHLNNFLPVAKTGYYWIGIRKINGNWTWVGTNKQLSQKAENWATNEPNNGGNNEDCVEIYIKRKVDAGKWNDMSCAKENTALCYTVSCKDDSCISGHGECVETINNHTCSCFEGFYGERCEHVVKCKPEDITTPDHASIQCSHPYGNFSYDSKCEYSCEEGYKVKGYGMTRCTSTKEWSSKPPTCELVQCPELKDPQEGSMQCHHPMGNFSYQSTCEFVCEEGYKLGDSSSSTLFCGASGHWNDSQPYCEIVKCKPEDITTPHHGSVQCSHSNGNFSYDSHCEYSCEEGYNVKGSGTTSCTSTKEWSSKPPTCELVQCPELTKPQEGTMQCHHPMGNFSYQSTCEFVCEKGYTLGDSSSSTLFCGASGHWNDSQPYCEIVKCKPEDITTPHHGSVQCSHPNGNFSYDSQCEYSCEEGYNVKGSGTTSCTSTKEWSSKPPTCELVQCPELTEPQEGTIQCHHPMGNFSYQSTCDFVCDEGYTLGESSTSTLFCGANGHWNDSQSNCEIVQCPELTKPQEGTMQCHHPMGNFSYQSTCEFVCEEGYTLGDSSSYTLFCGANGHWNDSQPYCEFVKCKPEDITTPHHGSVQCSHPNGNFTYDSHCKYYCEEGYNVKGSGMTRCTSTKEWSSKPPTCELVQCPELTEPQEGTMQCHHPMGNFSYQSTCEFGCDEGYTSGVSSSSTLFCGASGHWNDSQPHCEIVKCKPEDITTPHHGSVQCSHPSGQFSYDSQCEYSCEEGYNVKGSTMTRCTSTKEWSSKPPTCELVQCPELTEPLGGTMQCHDPKGNFNFQSTCEFVCKEGYTLRNPGSSTLFCGITGRWNDSQPNCEFVKCKPEDITTPDHGSVQCSHPKGNFSYDSQCEYTCEEGYNVKGSSMTTCTSTTEWSSRPPTCELIQCPVLENLADGEMRCTSNFSYGSKCIFSCAEGYRLQGGSEISCMKTSEWSQETPRCEAVVCPQIQEPVNGHMNCSSAEPTFGTVCTFSCLDNHQLQNNETVLCNHTGNWSGEVAVCQAHSEALVTEVTLGVAAAVGSSSLLLVLWMLKKLRRNANKFDLNSNSETEDHPQVYKNSIDSLI; translated from the exons ATG gGCTTTTGCAACAACATACCATTACACGGAGCCAAATTTTTGCGGTTTTTTGCCTCACTTGTTCTTATTTCTTCAG TGCTTAACATGTGGAGAAGCACTGAAGGCTGGTCATACCATCACTCAGAGAAAATAATGAACTGGGAACGTGCCAGAAACTGGTGCAGGCAGCACTACACAGACATGGTGGCCATCCAGAATAAAGAGGAGAGTTCTCATCTAAACAACTTCCTTCCAGTAGCCAAAACAGGATATTACTGGATAGGGATTCGTAAAATTAATGGCAACTGGACCTGGGTGGGAACCAATAAGCAGCTTTCCCAGAAAGCTGAGAACTGGGCAACGAATGAGCCCAACAACGGAGGAAATAATGAAGACTGTGTGGAAATATACATTAAAAGAAAGGTTGATGCGGGCAAATGGAATGATATGTCCTGCGCAAAGGAAAATACTGCACTCTGCTACACTG TGTCCTGCAAAGATGACTCCTGCATCAGTGGTCATGGAGAGTGTGTGGAGACCATAAACAACCACACATGTTCATGCTTTGAGGGATTCTATGGAGAAAGGTGTGAGCATG TTGTGAAATGTAAACCAGAGGACATCACCACACCAGATCATGCCAGTATCCAGTGCTCACATCCTTATGGAAATTTCTCATATGACTCTAAATGTGAATACTCCTGTGAGGAGGGTTATAAAGTAAAGGGTTACGGTATGACAAGATGCACTTCTACCAAAGAGTGGTCAAGCAAACCACCGACCTGTGAAC ttgtCCAATGTCCAGAACTGAAAGATCCACAGGAAGGCTCTATGCAATGTCACCATCCCATGGGCAACTTCAGCTACCAATCCACTTGTGAGTTTGTATGTGAAGAAGGATACAAATTAGGAGACTCCAGCTCTTCTACACTCTTCTGTGGGGCCAGTGGACACTGGAATGATTCACAGCCCTATTGTGAAA TTGTAAAATGCAAACCTGAGGACATCACCACACCACATCATGGCAGTGTCCAGTGCTCTCATTCTAATGGAAATTTCTCATATGACTCTCATTGTGAATACTCCTGTGAAGAGGGTTATAATGTAAAGGGTTCCGGTACGACAAGTTGCACTTCTACCAAAGAGTGGTCAAGCAAACCACCGACCTGTGAAC TTGTTCAATGTCCAGAGCTGACAAAGCCACAGGAAGGCACTATGCAATGTCACCATCCCATGGGCAACTTCAGCTACCAATCCACCTGTGAGTTTGTATGTGAAAAAGGATACACATTAGGAGACTCCAGCTCTTCTACACTCTTCTGTGGGGCCAGTGGACACTGGAATGATTCACAGCCCTATTGTGAAA TTGTAAAATGCAAACCTGAGGACATCACCACACCACATCATGGCAGTGTCCAGTGCTCTCATCCTAATGGAAATTTCTCATATGACTCTCAATGTGAATACTCCTGTGAAGAGGGTTATAATGTAAAGGGTTCCGGTACAACAAGTTGCACTTCTACCAAAGAGTGGTCAAGCAAACCACCGACCTGTGAAC TTGTCCAATGTCCAGAGCTGACAGAGCCACAGGAAGGCACTATACAATGTCACCATCCCATGGGCAACTTCAGCTACCAATCCACTTGTGACTTTGTATGTGACGAAGGATACACCTTAGGAGAGTCTAGCACATCTACACTGTTCTGTGGGGCCAATGGACACTGGAATGATTCACAATCCAACTGTGAAA TTGTTCAATGTCCAGAGCTGACAAAGCCACAGGAAGGCACTATGCAATGTCACCATCCCATGGGCAACTTCAGCTACCAATCCACCTGTGAGTTTGTATGTGAAGAAGGATACACATTAGGAGACTCCAGCTCTTATACACTCTTCTGTGGGGCCAATGGACACTGGAATGATTCACAGCCCTATTGTGAAT TTGTAAAATGCAAACCAGAGGACATCACCACACCACATCATGGCAGTGTCCAGTGCTCTCATCCTAATGGAAATTTTACATATGACTCTCATTGTAAATACTACTGTGAAGAGGGTTATAATGTAAAGGGTTCCGGTATGACACGTTGCACTTCTACCAAAGAGTGGTCAAGCAAACCACCGACCTGTGAAC TTGTCCAATGTCCAGAGCTGACAGAGCCACAGGAAGGCACTATGCAATGTCACCATCCCATGGGCAACTTCAGCTACCAATCCACTTGTGAGTTTGGATGtgacgaaggatacacctcaggAGTCTCCAGCTCTTCTACACTCTTCTGTGGGGCCAGTGGACACTGGAATGATTCACAACCTCATTGTGAAA TTGTAAAATGCAAACCAGAGGACATCACCACACCACATCATGGCAGTGTCCAGTGCTCCCATCCTAGTGGACAATTCTCATATGACTCTCAGTGTGAATACTCCTGTGAAGAGGGTTATAATGTAAAGGGATCTACTATGACAAGATGCACTTCTACCAAAGAGTGGTCAAGCAAACCACCGACCTGTGAAC TTGTCCAATGTCCAGAGCTGACTGAGCCACTGGGAGGCACAATGCAATGCCACGATCCTAAAGGCAACTTCAACTTTCAATCCACCTGTGAGTTTGTATGTAAAGAAGGATACACATTAAGAAACCCCGGCTCTTCTACACTATTCTGTGGAATCACGGGACGCTGGAATGATTCGCAACCGAACTGTGAAT TTGTAAAATGCAAACCAGAGGACATCACCACACCAGATCATGGCAGTGTCCAGTGCTCTCATCCTAAAGGAAATTTCTCATATGACTCTCAATGTGAATACACCTGTGAAGAGGGTTATAATGTAAAGGGTTCCAGTATGACAACATGCACTTCTACCACAGAATGGTCAAGCAGACCACCGACCTGTGAAC TTATTCAGTGCCCGGTCCTTGAGAACCTAGCAGATGGAGAGATGAGGTGCACTTCAAACTTTAGTTATGGAAGCAAGTGTATCTTCAGTTGTGCAGAGGGATACCGCCTCCAGGGGGGGTCAGAGATCAGCTGTATGAAAACCTCAGAGTGGAGTCAGGAAACACCTCGCTGTGAAG CTGTTGTCTGCCCACAAATTCAGGAGCCAGTCAACGGCCACATGAACTGCTCATCTGCAGAACCCACCTTTGGCACTGTCTGCACTTTCAGCTGTCTTGATAACCACCAACTTCAAAATAATGAGACAGTGTTGTGTAATCACACTGGGAACTGGTCAGGGGAAGTGGCGGTGTGCCAAG CTCATTCTGAGGCCTTAGTGACAGAGGTGACTCTTGGGGTTGCAGCTGCTGTCGGTAGCTCTAGTTTGTTATTAGTCCTCTGGATGCTAAAGAAATTGAGGCGTAATG ctaACAAGTTTGACCTAAACAG TAACTCAGAAACTGAGGATCATCCTCAGGTTTATAAGAACAGTATTGATAGTCTCATATAG
- the LOC127456658 gene encoding E-selectin-like isoform X11, which translates to MGFCNNIPLHGAKFLRFFASLVLISSVLNMWRSTEGWSYHHSEKIMNWERARNWCRQHYTDMVAIQNKEESSHLNNFLPVAKTGYYWIGIRKINGNWTWVGTNKQLSQKAENWATNEPNNGGNNEDCVEIYIKRKVDAGKWNDMSCAKENTALCYTVSCKDDSCISGHGECVETINNHTCSCFEGFYGERCEHVVKCKPEDITTPDHASIQCSHPYGNFSYDSKCEYSCEEGYKVKGYGMTRCTSTKEWSSKPPTCELVQCPELKDPQEGSMQCHHPMGNFSYQSTCEFVCEEGYKLGDSSSSTLFCGASGHWNDSQPYCEIVKCKPEDITTPHHGSVQCSHSNGNFSYDSHCEYSCEEGYNVKGSGTTSCTSTKEWSSKPPTCELVQCPELTEPQEGTMQCHHPMGNFSYQSTCDFVCDEGYTLGESSTSTLFCGASGHWNDSQSNCEIVQCPELTKPQEGTMQCHHPMGNFSYQSTCEFVCEKGYTLGDSSSSTLFCGASGHWNDSQPYCEIVKCKPEDITTPHHGSVQCSHPNGNFTYDSHCKYYCEEGYNVKGSGMTRCTSTKEWSSKPPTCELVQCPELTEPQEGTMQCHHPMGNFSYQSTCEFGCDEGYTSGVSSSSTLFCGASGHWNDSQPHCEIVKCKPEDITTPHHGSVQCSHPSGQFSYDSQCEYSCEEGYNVKGSTMTRCTSTKEWSSKPPTCELVQCPELTEPLGGTMQCHDPKGNFNFQSTCEFVCKEGYTLRNPGSSTLFCGITGRWNDSQPNCEFVKCKPEDITTPDHGSVQCSHPKGNFSYDSQCEYTCEEGYNVKGSSMTTCTSTTEWSSRPPTCELIQCPVLENLADGEMRCTSNFSYGSKCIFSCAEGYRLQGGSEISCMKTSEWSQETPRCEAVVCPQIQEPVNGHMNCSSAEPTFGTVCTFSCLDNHQLQNNETVLCNHTGNWSGEVAVCQAHSEALVTEVTLGVAAAVGSSSLLLVLWMLKKLRRNANKFDLNSNSETEDHPQVYKNSIDSLI; encoded by the exons ATG gGCTTTTGCAACAACATACCATTACACGGAGCCAAATTTTTGCGGTTTTTTGCCTCACTTGTTCTTATTTCTTCAG TGCTTAACATGTGGAGAAGCACTGAAGGCTGGTCATACCATCACTCAGAGAAAATAATGAACTGGGAACGTGCCAGAAACTGGTGCAGGCAGCACTACACAGACATGGTGGCCATCCAGAATAAAGAGGAGAGTTCTCATCTAAACAACTTCCTTCCAGTAGCCAAAACAGGATATTACTGGATAGGGATTCGTAAAATTAATGGCAACTGGACCTGGGTGGGAACCAATAAGCAGCTTTCCCAGAAAGCTGAGAACTGGGCAACGAATGAGCCCAACAACGGAGGAAATAATGAAGACTGTGTGGAAATATACATTAAAAGAAAGGTTGATGCGGGCAAATGGAATGATATGTCCTGCGCAAAGGAAAATACTGCACTCTGCTACACTG TGTCCTGCAAAGATGACTCCTGCATCAGTGGTCATGGAGAGTGTGTGGAGACCATAAACAACCACACATGTTCATGCTTTGAGGGATTCTATGGAGAAAGGTGTGAGCATG TTGTGAAATGTAAACCAGAGGACATCACCACACCAGATCATGCCAGTATCCAGTGCTCACATCCTTATGGAAATTTCTCATATGACTCTAAATGTGAATACTCCTGTGAGGAGGGTTATAAAGTAAAGGGTTACGGTATGACAAGATGCACTTCTACCAAAGAGTGGTCAAGCAAACCACCGACCTGTGAAC ttgtCCAATGTCCAGAACTGAAAGATCCACAGGAAGGCTCTATGCAATGTCACCATCCCATGGGCAACTTCAGCTACCAATCCACTTGTGAGTTTGTATGTGAAGAAGGATACAAATTAGGAGACTCCAGCTCTTCTACACTCTTCTGTGGGGCCAGTGGACACTGGAATGATTCACAGCCCTATTGTGAAA TTGTAAAATGCAAACCTGAGGACATCACCACACCACATCATGGCAGTGTCCAGTGCTCTCATTCTAATGGAAATTTCTCATATGACTCTCATTGTGAATACTCCTGTGAAGAGGGTTATAATGTAAAGGGTTCCGGTACGACAAGTTGCACTTCTACCAAAGAGTGGTCAAGCAAACCACCGACCTGTGAAC TTGTCCAATGTCCAGAGTTGACAGAGCCACAGGAAGGAACTATGCAATGTCATCATCCCATGGGCAACTTCAGCTACCAATCCACTTGTGACTTTGTATGTGATGAAGGATACACCTTAGGAGAGTCTAGCACATCTACACTGTTCTGTGGGGCCAGTGGACACTGGAATGATTCACAATCCAACTGTGAAA TTGTTCAATGTCCAGAGCTGACAAAGCCACAGGAAGGCACTATGCAATGTCACCATCCCATGGGCAACTTCAGCTACCAATCCACCTGTGAGTTTGTATGTGAAAAAGGATACACATTAGGAGACTCCAGCTCTTCTACACTCTTCTGTGGGGCCAGTGGACACTGGAATGATTCACAGCCCTATTGTGAAA TTGTAAAATGCAAACCAGAGGACATCACCACACCACATCATGGCAGTGTCCAGTGCTCTCATCCTAATGGAAATTTTACATATGACTCTCATTGTAAATACTACTGTGAAGAGGGTTATAATGTAAAGGGTTCCGGTATGACACGTTGCACTTCTACCAAAGAGTGGTCAAGCAAACCACCGACCTGTGAAC TTGTCCAATGTCCAGAGCTGACAGAGCCACAGGAAGGCACTATGCAATGTCACCATCCCATGGGCAACTTCAGCTACCAATCCACTTGTGAGTTTGGATGtgacgaaggatacacctcaggAGTCTCCAGCTCTTCTACACTCTTCTGTGGGGCCAGTGGACACTGGAATGATTCACAACCTCATTGTGAAA TTGTAAAATGCAAACCAGAGGACATCACCACACCACATCATGGCAGTGTCCAGTGCTCCCATCCTAGTGGACAATTCTCATATGACTCTCAGTGTGAATACTCCTGTGAAGAGGGTTATAATGTAAAGGGATCTACTATGACAAGATGCACTTCTACCAAAGAGTGGTCAAGCAAACCACCGACCTGTGAAC TTGTCCAATGTCCAGAGCTGACTGAGCCACTGGGAGGCACAATGCAATGCCACGATCCTAAAGGCAACTTCAACTTTCAATCCACCTGTGAGTTTGTATGTAAAGAAGGATACACATTAAGAAACCCCGGCTCTTCTACACTATTCTGTGGAATCACGGGACGCTGGAATGATTCGCAACCGAACTGTGAAT TTGTAAAATGCAAACCAGAGGACATCACCACACCAGATCATGGCAGTGTCCAGTGCTCTCATCCTAAAGGAAATTTCTCATATGACTCTCAATGTGAATACACCTGTGAAGAGGGTTATAATGTAAAGGGTTCCAGTATGACAACATGCACTTCTACCACAGAATGGTCAAGCAGACCACCGACCTGTGAAC TTATTCAGTGCCCGGTCCTTGAGAACCTAGCAGATGGAGAGATGAGGTGCACTTCAAACTTTAGTTATGGAAGCAAGTGTATCTTCAGTTGTGCAGAGGGATACCGCCTCCAGGGGGGGTCAGAGATCAGCTGTATGAAAACCTCAGAGTGGAGTCAGGAAACACCTCGCTGTGAAG CTGTTGTCTGCCCACAAATTCAGGAGCCAGTCAACGGCCACATGAACTGCTCATCTGCAGAACCCACCTTTGGCACTGTCTGCACTTTCAGCTGTCTTGATAACCACCAACTTCAAAATAATGAGACAGTGTTGTGTAATCACACTGGGAACTGGTCAGGGGAAGTGGCGGTGTGCCAAG CTCATTCTGAGGCCTTAGTGACAGAGGTGACTCTTGGGGTTGCAGCTGCTGTCGGTAGCTCTAGTTTGTTATTAGTCCTCTGGATGCTAAAGAAATTGAGGCGTAATG ctaACAAGTTTGACCTAAACAG TAACTCAGAAACTGAGGATCATCCTCAGGTTTATAAGAACAGTATTGATAGTCTCATATAG
- the LOC127456658 gene encoding E-selectin-like isoform X4, with amino-acid sequence MGFCNNIPLHGAKFLRFFASLVLISSVLNMWRSTEGWSYHHSEKIMNWERARNWCRQHYTDMVAIQNKEESSHLNNFLPVAKTGYYWIGIRKINGNWTWVGTNKQLSQKAENWATNEPNNGGNNEDCVEIYIKRKVDAGKWNDMSCAKENTALCYTVSCKDDSCISGHGECVETINNHTCSCFEGFYGERCEHVVKCKPEDITTPDHASIQCSHPYGNFSYDSKCEYSCEEGYKVKGYGMTRCTSTKEWSSKPPTCELVQCPELKDPQEGSMQCHHPMGNFSYQSTCEFVCEEGYKLGDSSSSTLFCGASGHWNDSQPYCEIVKCKPEDITTPHHGSVQCSHSNGNFSYDSHCEYSCEEGYNVKGSGTTSCTSTKEWSSKPPTCELVQCPELTEPQEGTMQCHHPMGNFSYQSTCDFVCDEGYTLGESSTSTLFCGASGHWNDSQSNCEIVQCPELTKPQEGTMQCHHPMGNFSYQSTCEFVCEKGYTLGDSSSSTLFCGASGHWNDSQPYCEIVKCKPEDITTPHHGSVQCSHPNGNFSYDSQCEYSCEEGYNVKGSGTTSCTSTKEWSSKPPTCELVQCPELTEPQEGTIQCHHPMGNFSYQSTCDFVCDEGYTLGESSTSTLFCGANGHWNDSQSNCEIVQCPELTKPQEGTMQCHHPMGNFSYQSTCEFVCEEGYTLGDSSSYTLFCGANGHWNDSQPYCEFVKCKPEDITTPHHGSVQCSHPSGQFSYDSQCEYSCEEGYNVKGSTMTRCTSTKEWSSKPPTCELVQCPELTEPLGGTMQCHDPKGNFNFQSTCEFVCKEGYTLRNPGSSTLFCGITGRWNDSQPNCEFVKCKPEDITTPDHGSVQCSHPKGNFSYDSQCEYTCEEGYNVKGSSMTTCTSTTEWSSRPPTCELIQCPVLENLADGEMRCTSNFSYGSKCIFSCAEGYRLQGGSEISCMKTSEWSQETPRCEAVVCPQIQEPVNGHMNCSSAEPTFGTVCTFSCLDNHQLQNNETVLCNHTGNWSGEVAVCQAHSEALVTEVTLGVAAAVGSSSLLLVLWMLKKLRRNANKFDLNSNSETEDHPQVYKNSIDSLI; translated from the exons ATG gGCTTTTGCAACAACATACCATTACACGGAGCCAAATTTTTGCGGTTTTTTGCCTCACTTGTTCTTATTTCTTCAG TGCTTAACATGTGGAGAAGCACTGAAGGCTGGTCATACCATCACTCAGAGAAAATAATGAACTGGGAACGTGCCAGAAACTGGTGCAGGCAGCACTACACAGACATGGTGGCCATCCAGAATAAAGAGGAGAGTTCTCATCTAAACAACTTCCTTCCAGTAGCCAAAACAGGATATTACTGGATAGGGATTCGTAAAATTAATGGCAACTGGACCTGGGTGGGAACCAATAAGCAGCTTTCCCAGAAAGCTGAGAACTGGGCAACGAATGAGCCCAACAACGGAGGAAATAATGAAGACTGTGTGGAAATATACATTAAAAGAAAGGTTGATGCGGGCAAATGGAATGATATGTCCTGCGCAAAGGAAAATACTGCACTCTGCTACACTG TGTCCTGCAAAGATGACTCCTGCATCAGTGGTCATGGAGAGTGTGTGGAGACCATAAACAACCACACATGTTCATGCTTTGAGGGATTCTATGGAGAAAGGTGTGAGCATG TTGTGAAATGTAAACCAGAGGACATCACCACACCAGATCATGCCAGTATCCAGTGCTCACATCCTTATGGAAATTTCTCATATGACTCTAAATGTGAATACTCCTGTGAGGAGGGTTATAAAGTAAAGGGTTACGGTATGACAAGATGCACTTCTACCAAAGAGTGGTCAAGCAAACCACCGACCTGTGAAC ttgtCCAATGTCCAGAACTGAAAGATCCACAGGAAGGCTCTATGCAATGTCACCATCCCATGGGCAACTTCAGCTACCAATCCACTTGTGAGTTTGTATGTGAAGAAGGATACAAATTAGGAGACTCCAGCTCTTCTACACTCTTCTGTGGGGCCAGTGGACACTGGAATGATTCACAGCCCTATTGTGAAA TTGTAAAATGCAAACCTGAGGACATCACCACACCACATCATGGCAGTGTCCAGTGCTCTCATTCTAATGGAAATTTCTCATATGACTCTCATTGTGAATACTCCTGTGAAGAGGGTTATAATGTAAAGGGTTCCGGTACGACAAGTTGCACTTCTACCAAAGAGTGGTCAAGCAAACCACCGACCTGTGAAC TTGTCCAATGTCCAGAGTTGACAGAGCCACAGGAAGGAACTATGCAATGTCATCATCCCATGGGCAACTTCAGCTACCAATCCACTTGTGACTTTGTATGTGATGAAGGATACACCTTAGGAGAGTCTAGCACATCTACACTGTTCTGTGGGGCCAGTGGACACTGGAATGATTCACAATCCAACTGTGAAA TTGTTCAATGTCCAGAGCTGACAAAGCCACAGGAAGGCACTATGCAATGTCACCATCCCATGGGCAACTTCAGCTACCAATCCACCTGTGAGTTTGTATGTGAAAAAGGATACACATTAGGAGACTCCAGCTCTTCTACACTCTTCTGTGGGGCCAGTGGACACTGGAATGATTCACAGCCCTATTGTGAAA TTGTAAAATGCAAACCTGAGGACATCACCACACCACATCATGGCAGTGTCCAGTGCTCTCATCCTAATGGAAATTTCTCATATGACTCTCAATGTGAATACTCCTGTGAAGAGGGTTATAATGTAAAGGGTTCCGGTACAACAAGTTGCACTTCTACCAAAGAGTGGTCAAGCAAACCACCGACCTGTGAAC TTGTCCAATGTCCAGAGCTGACAGAGCCACAGGAAGGCACTATACAATGTCACCATCCCATGGGCAACTTCAGCTACCAATCCACTTGTGACTTTGTATGTGACGAAGGATACACCTTAGGAGAGTCTAGCACATCTACACTGTTCTGTGGGGCCAATGGACACTGGAATGATTCACAATCCAACTGTGAAA TTGTTCAATGTCCAGAGCTGACAAAGCCACAGGAAGGCACTATGCAATGTCACCATCCCATGGGCAACTTCAGCTACCAATCCACCTGTGAGTTTGTATGTGAAGAAGGATACACATTAGGAGACTCCAGCTCTTATACACTCTTCTGTGGGGCCAATGGACACTGGAATGATTCACAGCCCTATTGTGAAT TTGTAAAATGCAAACCAGAGGACATCACCACACCACATCATGGCAGTGTCCAGTGCTCCCATCCTAGTGGACAATTCTCATATGACTCTCAGTGTGAATACTCCTGTGAAGAGGGTTATAATGTAAAGGGATCTACTATGACAAGATGCACTTCTACCAAAGAGTGGTCAAGCAAACCACCGACCTGTGAAC TTGTCCAATGTCCAGAGCTGACTGAGCCACTGGGAGGCACAATGCAATGCCACGATCCTAAAGGCAACTTCAACTTTCAATCCACCTGTGAGTTTGTATGTAAAGAAGGATACACATTAAGAAACCCCGGCTCTTCTACACTATTCTGTGGAATCACGGGACGCTGGAATGATTCGCAACCGAACTGTGAAT TTGTAAAATGCAAACCAGAGGACATCACCACACCAGATCATGGCAGTGTCCAGTGCTCTCATCCTAAAGGAAATTTCTCATATGACTCTCAATGTGAATACACCTGTGAAGAGGGTTATAATGTAAAGGGTTCCAGTATGACAACATGCACTTCTACCACAGAATGGTCAAGCAGACCACCGACCTGTGAAC TTATTCAGTGCCCGGTCCTTGAGAACCTAGCAGATGGAGAGATGAGGTGCACTTCAAACTTTAGTTATGGAAGCAAGTGTATCTTCAGTTGTGCAGAGGGATACCGCCTCCAGGGGGGGTCAGAGATCAGCTGTATGAAAACCTCAGAGTGGAGTCAGGAAACACCTCGCTGTGAAG CTGTTGTCTGCCCACAAATTCAGGAGCCAGTCAACGGCCACATGAACTGCTCATCTGCAGAACCCACCTTTGGCACTGTCTGCACTTTCAGCTGTCTTGATAACCACCAACTTCAAAATAATGAGACAGTGTTGTGTAATCACACTGGGAACTGGTCAGGGGAAGTGGCGGTGTGCCAAG CTCATTCTGAGGCCTTAGTGACAGAGGTGACTCTTGGGGTTGCAGCTGCTGTCGGTAGCTCTAGTTTGTTATTAGTCCTCTGGATGCTAAAGAAATTGAGGCGTAATG ctaACAAGTTTGACCTAAACAG TAACTCAGAAACTGAGGATCATCCTCAGGTTTATAAGAACAGTATTGATAGTCTCATATAG